In the Chryseobacterium sp. MYb264 genome, one interval contains:
- a CDS encoding AAA family ATPase, with protein MELQLKNKIVNFLKLEYYSSLINSEEFYFQKAKDALDYFLNLEVTEETKTFLLTNKKEYDKLKQLFEDDGEFLVFGKAILTVISYCDSKALKKNELNQYDDKRVLALAFVRMNNWIEQLIIYKFEGRLETGSIKNAVEYLINPKDNFTMLSENHRSQLSSKLFNKNYDRVTFKNDFLNFFSQFSIVIVNPQNLTYLLTRIIYNISSEWKESLVGIMASDSTGWLSDFKMTDSYDVFWNSKKPSGTTDTIRLLKECIIENGHFKLFYTSFYNVHYIAEVIDIVESEMEYVKADWQKTFVKKSTYPNFIDLQDDNKAAKIVFLINKFYQVDPIPISQFKMFKSYSYPRQDNLTPIENYITNSQNNENLKVEKMNQLLYYKKQIILQGPPGTGKTKLAKEIASTLISSNDKLKQNLATENVIVIDEKFVKSILSIGQEIQGRNDIYEVVSIDDKGVNLKTYKTKLQGWKASFKMIIESYNKKLFENESRTGRGAYEDAVALLINNKFKNKEAKIKYKYEDFCQLIQFHPSYTYEDFVRGIVAKPDEEGEGVLYEAENKTLAKFANDALNDFHNNYVLIIDEINRANLSSVLGELIYALEYRGEEVESMYKVDGSQKLILPPNLYIIGTMNTADRSVGHIDYAIRRRFAFVDILPKELQDNDEIYFNTIDFRKVCELFNETNVSKEFEIDAVQLGHSYFIVKKEDAKDETTRDELFKMKMEYEVKPILLEYERDGILIGKYEEKSIKDYIKSL; from the coding sequence ATGGAATTACAATTAAAAAATAAAATTGTAAACTTCTTAAAATTAGAATACTATTCATCGCTAATAAATTCAGAAGAATTTTATTTTCAAAAGGCTAAAGATGCATTAGATTATTTTTTGAATTTGGAAGTGACAGAGGAAACTAAAACTTTTCTTCTTACAAATAAAAAAGAGTATGATAAACTGAAACAACTTTTTGAAGATGATGGAGAATTTTTAGTTTTCGGAAAAGCCATATTGACAGTAATATCTTATTGTGACTCCAAAGCATTAAAGAAAAATGAGCTTAATCAGTATGATGATAAACGTGTATTAGCACTTGCATTTGTAAGAATGAATAATTGGATCGAACAATTGATCATTTACAAGTTTGAAGGGAGGCTAGAGACTGGCTCAATTAAAAATGCAGTCGAATATCTAATAAATCCCAAAGATAATTTTACGATGTTGAGTGAAAATCATAGAAGTCAGTTATCTTCAAAACTTTTTAACAAGAATTATGATAGAGTAACATTTAAAAATGATTTTCTCAATTTCTTCTCTCAATTTTCTATTGTGATAGTAAATCCTCAAAATCTTACTTACTTACTAACAAGAATTATCTATAACATAAGTTCAGAATGGAAAGAAAGTTTAGTTGGGATCATGGCTTCTGATAGTACGGGTTGGCTTTCTGATTTTAAAATGACGGATTCATATGATGTATTTTGGAACTCCAAAAAACCGTCTGGAACTACTGATACAATTAGACTTTTGAAAGAATGTATTATTGAGAATGGGCACTTCAAACTTTTTTACACGTCATTCTATAATGTACATTATATAGCAGAAGTTATAGATATTGTTGAAAGTGAAATGGAATATGTAAAAGCTGATTGGCAAAAAACTTTTGTAAAGAAATCAACATATCCTAATTTTATTGATTTACAAGATGATAATAAAGCTGCTAAAATAGTATTTCTGATCAATAAATTTTATCAAGTAGATCCCATTCCAATCTCTCAGTTTAAAATGTTTAAAAGTTATTCATACCCAAGACAGGATAACTTAACCCCAATTGAAAATTATATCACCAATTCTCAGAATAATGAAAATCTAAAAGTTGAAAAAATGAACCAATTACTCTATTATAAGAAACAAATCATCTTACAAGGTCCTCCGGGAACAGGTAAAACTAAATTAGCTAAAGAAATAGCTAGTACTTTAATTTCATCAAATGATAAATTGAAACAAAATTTAGCAACTGAAAATGTAATAGTAATTGATGAAAAGTTTGTAAAAAGTATTTTATCTATTGGTCAAGAAATTCAAGGTCGAAATGATATTTACGAGGTTGTTTCAATAGATGATAAAGGTGTTAATTTAAAAACATACAAAACAAAATTGCAAGGTTGGAAAGCTAGTTTTAAGATGATAATTGAATCTTATAATAAAAAGCTGTTTGAAAATGAAAGTAGAACAGGAAGAGGTGCTTATGAGGATGCTGTTGCGCTTTTAATAAATAATAAGTTTAAGAACAAGGAAGCCAAAATAAAATATAAGTATGAAGATTTTTGTCAACTTATTCAATTTCATCCAAGCTATACCTATGAAGATTTTGTGAGAGGAATTGTTGCAAAGCCAGATGAAGAAGGGGAAGGTGTTCTATATGAAGCAGAAAATAAAACTTTGGCTAAGTTTGCTAACGATGCGTTAAATGATTTTCATAATAACTATGTTTTGATTATTGATGAAATCAACCGTGCTAATCTCTCCTCAGTTTTAGGAGAGTTAATTTACGCGTTAGAATACCGCGGTGAAGAAGTAGAAAGTATGTATAAGGTAGATGGCTCTCAAAAACTAATTCTCCCTCCTAATCTATATATTATTGGAACAATGAATACAGCAGACAGAAGTGTGGGGCATATAGATTATGCTATTAGAAGGCGATTTGCGTTTGTAGATATTTTGCCTAAAGAACTACAAGATAATGATGAAATCTATTTTAATACAATTGATTTTAGAAAAGTTTGCGAGCTTTTTAATGAAACTAATGTAAGTAAGGAATTTGAAATTGATGCAGTTCAACTTGGTCACAGTTATTTTATTGTAAAAAAGGAGGATGCAAAAGATGAAACAACAAGAGATGAGCTATTTAAAATGAAAATGGAATATGAAGTAAAGCCTATTCTATTGGAATATGAGAGAGATGGAATCTTAATAGGCAAGTATGAAGAAAAATCGATTAAGGATTATATAAAATCTCTGTAA